In Blautia sp. SC05B48, a single genomic region encodes these proteins:
- a CDS encoding adenylyltransferase/cytidyltransferase family protein, producing the protein MKKVITYGTFDLFHQGHYNILKRARELGDYLIVGVTSESYDIERGKLNVQDSLLKRIENVRKTGFADEIIVEEYQGQKLNDITKYNIDLLVVGSDWRGKFDYLKNYCEVVYLERTKNISSTKLRSEGMIYSMGIVTDDAEDNEMVMESKYVSGLHVESVYSEDVFVAREFCDRYELDSYGTDYGQFLEGLDIVYIRSGLKNRADYIRKALECDKYVISDTPMALEPEEIRELFALAKAHQVVLVEKLTMVYLRAFTQLVWLTHGALVGDVVAVKCAISQDDFEGGKNFSETVSQALCACIKLLGKDYLDVKTNAVKSSDGSFIYNTITMKYLRALATIEIGTTVDVENELVIIGTRGRITVPGDWWNTGYFEAKIEGQEFLKRYSFNFEGNGLRYLLQELVIMIRDRRTECTRIFYEESETLAELLKIINQRG; encoded by the coding sequence ATGAAAAAAGTCATTACTTACGGTACCTTTGATCTGTTCCACCAGGGACATTACAATATTCTGAAAAGGGCCAGGGAGCTGGGGGATTACCTTATTGTGGGTGTCACCAGTGAAAGCTATGATATCGAACGTGGCAAGCTGAATGTACAGGACAGCCTTCTGAAGCGTATCGAAAATGTCCGCAAGACGGGTTTTGCGGATGAGATCATTGTAGAGGAATATCAGGGGCAGAAGCTAAATGACATTACAAAATACAATATCGATCTTCTGGTAGTCGGTTCGGATTGGCGTGGCAAATTTGATTATCTGAAGAATTACTGTGAGGTCGTTTATCTGGAACGTACCAAAAATATTTCCAGTACCAAGCTCAGAAGTGAGGGTATGATCTACAGCATGGGCATTGTTACGGATGATGCAGAGGACAACGAAATGGTGATGGAGTCCAAGTACGTCAGCGGACTGCATGTAGAAAGTGTGTATTCCGAGGACGTTTTTGTTGCGAGAGAATTCTGTGACAGATACGAACTTGACTCTTATGGTACAGATTACGGACAGTTTCTGGAAGGACTGGATATCGTTTATATCCGATCCGGTCTGAAAAACAGGGCAGATTATATCCGAAAGGCACTGGAATGTGATAAATATGTGATCAGTGACACGCCTATGGCTCTGGAACCGGAAGAGATAAGAGAGCTGTTTGCACTGGCAAAGGCACATCAGGTTGTTCTGGTAGAGAAGCTTACCATGGTCTATCTGCGTGCTTTTACGCAGCTTGTCTGGCTGACACATGGAGCGCTTGTGGGAGATGTGGTAGCTGTAAAATGCGCGATTTCTCAGGATGATTTTGAGGGCGGAAAGAATTTCAGCGAAACAGTCAGCCAGGCGCTTTGTGCATGTATCAAGCTTCTCGGTAAGGATTATCTGGATGTGAAGACCAATGCGGTGAAGAGCAGTGACGGCAGCTTTATTTATAATACGATCACGATGAAGTATCTCCGGGCACTGGCGACCATTGAGATCGGAACAACGGTGGATGTGGAAAACGAGCTTGTGATCATCGGGACCAGGGGCCGTATCACCGTACCCGGTGACTGGTGGAATACCGGATATTTTGAAGCCAAAATAGAAGGTCAGGAATTCCTGAAACGCTACAGCTTTAATTTTGAGGGAAATGGTCTTCGTTATCTGCTTCAGGAGCTGGTCATCATGATCCGTGACAGACGGACAGAATGTACGAGAATTTTTTATGAAGAATCAGAAACTCTGGCTGAGCTTTTGAAAATAATTAATCAAAGAGGTTGA